In Sediminispirochaeta bajacaliforniensis DSM 16054, one DNA window encodes the following:
- a CDS encoding 3-dehydroquinate synthase: MKQEFRLGERVSTVRFLEQGERPEETIRREYPHSLIIWVADENTSRYFPAGEPYCLVLPAGEAFKTMETILRIVDFALQVGAGRDSLFVALGGGVVCDMTAFAASVYMRGAGVVLLPSTLLAMVDATLGGKSGVDYRGYKNIIGTFYPASLIIIEPTYLASLPQREIMGGVAEVVKHAMLSGDGALERIERLLPDIKAGNRDAFSSIIAESLTVKGAVIEQDPLERGIRAHLNLGHTFAHALESATGFSGWSHGEAVAWGLSRALHAGELLGETDSGYRRFIDELLDRFGYRRYAEADTSAILEAVGSDKKKRGGEVRFVLQRKAGDTFTRALPREIVEEAISGGCLNA, translated from the coding sequence ATGAAGCAAGAATTTCGACTTGGAGAGCGGGTGAGTACTGTCCGTTTCCTTGAACAGGGGGAGCGGCCGGAAGAGACTATCAGGCGCGAATATCCTCATTCCCTTATCATCTGGGTTGCCGACGAGAATACCTCCCGTTATTTTCCGGCCGGGGAGCCTTACTGTTTGGTTTTACCTGCGGGCGAAGCCTTCAAGACGATGGAAACGATCCTTCGTATTGTAGATTTTGCGCTTCAGGTCGGGGCCGGACGCGATAGCCTTTTTGTTGCCCTCGGCGGCGGTGTTGTGTGCGACATGACCGCCTTTGCGGCTTCGGTATACATGCGGGGAGCCGGAGTCGTTCTTTTACCCAGTACGCTTCTGGCGATGGTCGATGCCACTCTCGGAGGCAAGAGCGGTGTGGACTATCGTGGCTACAAGAACATCATAGGAACCTTTTATCCTGCTTCGCTGATCATTATTGAGCCGACATATCTGGCTTCGCTCCCTCAGCGGGAAATCATGGGAGGAGTCGCCGAGGTGGTCAAACATGCCATGCTTTCCGGCGATGGTGCCCTTGAAAGGATCGAAAGGCTTCTTCCTGATATAAAGGCGGGTAATCGCGATGCCTTTTCTTCGATTATTGCCGAAAGTCTGACAGTGAAAGGGGCGGTTATCGAGCAAGATCCCCTGGAAAGGGGAATACGGGCTCACCTTAATCTCGGGCACACCTTTGCCCATGCACTGGAAAGTGCCACCGGGTTTAGCGGGTGGAGTCACGGTGAGGCGGTGGCATGGGGGCTTTCCCGGGCCCTCCACGCCGGTGAACTTTTAGGAGAAACCGATTCTGGCTATCGGCGCTTTATCGATGAACTTCTTGATCGTTTCGGTTATAGAAGGTATGCCGAGGCCGACACCTCCGCAATCCTTGAGGCAGTCGGAAGCGATAAAAAGAAGCGGGGAGGCGAGGTTCGTTTCGTTTTGCAAAGAAAGGCGGGCGATACCTTTACAAGGGCGCTTCCCCGAGAAATTGTCGAGGAAGCGATATCAGGCGGCTGTCTGAACGCTTAG
- a CDS encoding helicase-related protein, with amino-acid sequence MNHPELPIYQQRAKILDELEKNQVIVVESPTGSGKTTQLPMILHEAGYGTRGIIGVTQPRRIAAVSVSDYIASQLGTKVPGIVGYKMRFEDQTVSETAIKIMTDGILLQELKADRYLSRYSVIMVDEAHERSLNIDFILGLLKEIIQERKDLKVIISSATINPKIFSDYFGKAPILHIDAIIHPVEIRYAPLEHPSDPDLLTEKIVSIVGDTVKHKMPGDILIFLSGEKAIKDAMTALSISSFAKKLYILPLYGRLTKEEQEQVFVSTPKGKSKVVISTNIAETSVTIDGITTVIDSGLAKLNYYNPRTFTSSLIEGPISQASCDQRKGRAGRTRPGVCYRLYDKRDYQHRDPFTLEEIYRTDLSEVVLRMAELDIQEFEAFDFVSPPGRPGIIGAIETLKLLDALTEERQLTRTGLMMVDFPLGPRHSKILVEAIFRYPSVMEEVLIATAFLSTHAPFVLPPGEEMEARRAHHQLSDPAGDFISYISIFRQFVKLKGKKRREHFCDTYYLDYRTMGEIVNIKQQLEEIVSGFGVPISSGGATRDILCSIAAGLVQFVCVRTGRGIYRSLTADRIQIHPGSCMFRESPGFIVAGEIVRTSRMFARSVSPLHRSWLEEISPSLNQLITTKAGRPGSRKQEKEEKQKAKRDTSWTIKVGEKNFTMEPYKGKKKIAVLPWEELSPLVQSGESLPQVQENARAKITWSGYEIHTGDRIASIIKIVPFIDPPKDLSYPAPGGKNYNAAEELEALCDHLDALLRTAKTKKSSKRLGFVTLETDGVGVYWFKVIKSFHTAVDVSLSSLEALADELNESTKHTLVEKVNDAYRRLNTIFESY; translated from the coding sequence ATGAACCATCCAGAGCTGCCTATCTATCAACAGCGGGCAAAGATCCTCGACGAACTCGAGAAGAACCAGGTTATCGTCGTGGAAAGCCCGACAGGGTCGGGTAAGACTACTCAGTTACCCATGATTCTTCACGAGGCAGGATACGGTACACGGGGAATAATTGGCGTAACCCAGCCACGAAGGATAGCGGCTGTTTCCGTCTCCGATTATATCGCTTCCCAGCTGGGAACAAAGGTCCCCGGCATCGTGGGATATAAGATGCGTTTTGAGGACCAGACCGTCTCCGAAACCGCCATCAAGATCATGACCGACGGGATTTTACTCCAGGAACTGAAGGCGGACCGTTACCTGAGTCGCTATTCGGTCATCATGGTAGATGAGGCCCATGAGCGCAGCCTCAATATCGACTTTATCTTAGGATTGCTTAAGGAGATCATTCAGGAGCGAAAAGACCTGAAGGTTATCATCTCCTCCGCCACCATCAACCCAAAAATCTTTTCGGACTATTTTGGCAAAGCACCGATTCTTCATATTGATGCAATTATCCATCCCGTTGAAATCCGTTATGCGCCACTCGAACACCCCAGCGATCCCGATCTCCTAACGGAAAAGATCGTGTCCATCGTCGGCGATACGGTGAAGCACAAAATGCCGGGTGACATTCTCATATTTCTTTCCGGCGAAAAGGCGATCAAGGATGCCATGACGGCCCTTTCAATCTCCTCTTTTGCAAAAAAGCTCTACATTCTGCCGCTGTACGGAAGGCTGACAAAAGAAGAACAGGAACAGGTTTTTGTTTCCACGCCGAAGGGTAAGTCAAAGGTGGTTATTTCCACCAACATCGCTGAAACAAGTGTCACCATCGACGGTATCACCACGGTCATCGATTCGGGGCTGGCAAAGCTTAACTACTACAATCCGCGCACCTTTACCAGCAGTCTCATTGAAGGGCCCATCTCTCAGGCAAGCTGTGATCAGAGAAAGGGGCGTGCCGGACGAACACGGCCGGGAGTTTGTTATCGTCTTTACGATAAACGGGATTATCAGCATCGCGATCCCTTCACCCTTGAAGAAATCTATCGAACCGATCTTTCTGAAGTAGTTTTGCGCATGGCAGAGCTCGACATTCAGGAGTTTGAAGCCTTTGATTTTGTCAGTCCTCCGGGACGCCCCGGCATCATCGGAGCAATCGAAACCCTCAAGCTGTTGGATGCGCTCACCGAAGAACGACAGCTCACGAGAACAGGGCTCATGATGGTCGATTTTCCTCTGGGCCCCAGACACTCCAAAATCCTGGTAGAGGCCATCTTCCGCTACCCCTCGGTGATGGAAGAGGTACTTATTGCCACCGCTTTTCTTTCAACACATGCCCCCTTCGTGCTTCCCCCGGGAGAGGAGATGGAGGCAAGGAGGGCCCATCATCAGCTTTCCGACCCTGCAGGGGATTTCATCTCCTACATTTCCATCTTCCGGCAGTTTGTCAAACTGAAAGGGAAAAAACGGCGGGAACACTTTTGCGATACCTACTATCTCGACTACAGAACCATGGGAGAGATCGTAAACATTAAGCAACAGCTCGAGGAGATTGTCTCCGGTTTTGGGGTTCCCATCTCCTCCGGCGGAGCGACCAGGGATATTCTCTGTTCGATTGCCGCCGGACTTGTGCAATTCGTCTGTGTGCGTACGGGAAGAGGTATCTATCGCAGCCTCACCGCCGATAGAATACAAATTCATCCGGGAAGCTGTATGTTTCGGGAATCTCCAGGGTTCATTGTGGCAGGGGAGATTGTTCGCACCAGCAGAATGTTCGCACGATCCGTCAGCCCACTCCACCGCTCCTGGCTTGAAGAGATATCCCCCTCACTGAATCAGCTGATAACGACAAAAGCAGGAAGGCCAGGTTCAAGAAAACAAGAGAAAGAGGAGAAGCAGAAAGCAAAGCGGGACACGAGCTGGACAATCAAGGTCGGAGAAAAAAACTTTACGATGGAGCCCTATAAGGGGAAAAAGAAGATCGCCGTACTTCCCTGGGAAGAACTATCCCCGCTGGTCCAATCGGGAGAATCGTTGCCACAGGTACAGGAAAACGCCAGGGCAAAGATTACCTGGTCCGGGTATGAAATCCATACGGGAGACAGAATCGCCAGCATTATCAAGATTGTTCCCTTTATCGATCCGCCGAAGGACCTTTCGTATCCTGCCCCCGGGGGGAAAAACTATAATGCCGCAGAGGAACTCGAAGCGCTGTGTGACCACCTCGATGCCTTACTGCGGACTGCAAAGACGAAAAAATCGTCAAAACGACTTGGCTTCGTTACCCTGGAAACCGATGGAGTTGGTGTCTACTGGTTCAAGGTGATTAAAAGCTTTCATACCGCGGTGGATGTCTCGCTATCAAGCCTTGAAGCCCTTGCCGACGAACTGAATGAATCGACAAAGCATACGTTGGTGGAAAAGGTAAACGACGCGTATCGTCGCTTAAACACTATTTTTGAATCATATTAA